The Streptomyces sp. TLI_105 DNA segment CAGCAGCGGATAGTCCGTGTCCACGTCCGTGGAGCCGTACCGCGCGACCGTGTCCCGCAGCAGGAAGGCCAGGCGCTGCTGCTCCTGGCACTGCACGAACCCCTCGGCCTGCAGGATGCCCGCCATGTGGGTCCGCATCAGCGTGGGCCGGCTCACCGCCAGCCCCAGGATCGCGTCGATCGCGCGGGCCAGCCGCTCGCGGCCGTCCTCCGTGCGCGGCTCCCGCTCCAGCGCCTCCTCCAGGGTGAGGTGCATCAGCCGGTGCACCGCCGCCTGGAGCAGCTGCCGCTTGCCGGGGAAGTAGTACGAGATCAGCCCCCGCGCCGTACCGGCCCGCTCCGCGATGTCGCCGAGCGTGGTCGCCTCGTAGCCATGGGCGTCGATCAGCTCCACGGTGGCCTGGAGAATCCGCTCGCGCGACCGGCGCCGAAGCTCTTCATTGACCGATGGGCTACGCGGGGACATGCTGGACTCCTGCGTTGACTGGCTGCCGGCCAATATACTCGGCGCATCCCGTCGGCATGCCCGTGTGGCATACCGCCGGGGATGCCGTCTGTTCTGGGCGACACGGGGGATCGTCCAGAACAGACGGCTTCATCGTCTTTCTCCCATTCTGCTCCCGCCGCTCTCCGCACCGCCGCCGTCGTCTCCGGGGGAGCGGTGTGCCGCTCCGCGCCGCTCGTTCCACCGGTACGTGAGCACCGCCGCGGCCACCCAGCACCAGCCGATCAGCCAGCCCTCCACGACGTCCGAGGGCCAGTGCACGCCCAGGTAGACCCGCGTCCAGCCCACCCCGAGCACCGAGACGACGGCCGCGCCCGCCAGGGTGCCCCAGCCGCGCCACTCGTCCCGCCAGTGCAGGGCGAGCATCCACAGCAGCAGCCCGCAGGTGACCGTCGCCGTCATCGCGTGGCCCGACGGGAAGGCGGCGTACCGCGCCGAGTCGAGGGGCTCGGCCCAGTACGGCCGCTCCCGTCCCACCAGCGCCTTGACGGCCTGCTGGGAGCCGGCGGCCAGCAGGCTCGTCCCCGCCACCCACAGGGCCGCCCGGCGCTCCCCCCGCCACCACAGCACCACCGTGGCGGCCGCGGCCAGGGCACGCATCGTCCACGGGTCCCACACCCAGTCCGTCAGGATGCGGTTGACCTGGGTGAAGCCGGGATGGGCGAGGGCGCTGCGGTGGAGCGCCTCGGCGACCGAACGGTCGAAGGAGAGCAGCGGCGACCATCCCACCGTGACGAGCACGAGCAGGACCAGGGCCAGGACTCCGGAGACCACGGCGGAGGAGCGCATGCGCCGATCCTGCCCGACGATCCGCCCCGCACGGCCCTCCGCACGGCCCGTGCGCGTCGCCGCCGGGACCCCGTCCGCCGTGCGCGCCGTCACCGGCCGCTATCCCAGCGCGCTGAGCGCCGGGACGAAGGCCACGAGCACGGGGACCACGGGCACCAGGGACGCGGCCGCCGTCAGCCGGAGCCGGCGCCCGGCGGTGAGGCGGGGGGTCGCGGTGAGCAGCCGGTTCACCCGCTGCGGCAGATCGGCGTCGTGCGCCGGGCCGGGGCCGAAGACGCCCCGGTCCTCGTTGAGTTCGACCAGTGCGAGCGCGATCGTCAGCCGCCCGAAGCGGCGCGAGGCCACGTCGTCGGCGGCCAGCTCCACCAGGCGGTGCATCTCCTCGCGGAAGGCCGCGAAGACCGGGATCCCCGGGAACCCGGCGGCCAGCGCCGCCGAGGAGTGCAGCAGCCAGTCGTGCCGCGCCCGGGCGTGGCCCTGCTCGTGCGCCAGGACCGCGTCCAGCTGACGCCCCTTCAACCGCCGCAGCGCCGCCGTCGTGATGACCAGCTGGGGTGCGGAGCCGGCCATCCACCAGGCGTCCGCCCGCTCGCCCTCCAGGACGACGAGCCGCTCGCTGCCCGGGCGCTCCCCGGGCAGCAGGGGCGAGCGGACGAGCAGGTCGCAGCGGCGTCGGCGGCGCCGGGCGCGGGCCCGGCCGATCTCCCGGCCCAGCATCGCCCCCGACCAGAGGCCGCCGGCCGCCAGCACCACCGCGAGCACCGCCGACCAGGGCCCGGACGTCCCGAGTTCGTACGCGTCGACCACCGCGCGCGGCGCGCCCGCGAAGACCTGCCCCCGCACGGCCTTCCACGCCGCGGACGCGCTGAACGTCATGGAGAGCGCGAAGCTGACCAGCACCGCGGCCACCACGCACTGCCACACCCACAGGGCCACCACGGGTTCTCGCTCCACCCAGTCGGCTCGGGACAGCAGCCGGGGGGCCGCGACGGCGGCCAGGACGCCGAGCAGGAACAGCGCGAGGGAGACCCACATGGGCGTCAGCCTATGAGCGCGGTACTCGCCGGGGGTATGGGCACGGACGGCAAGTGACGTACGCCACGGTTTGGTTGGCCGGAAGCCGCTGCCGCCGGGCCGGATCCCGTGAGGTCCTCAGGGAGTCTCACAGGGTCACCAGCATCGCGAGCATCGCGAGCGCCATCGAGAGCCGGCAGGCATGTGCCAGCTCCGGCCGGGTCGCCCAGGCGCGCCCCCCGCCGCCGGAGGTCGTCCGGGCCGCGCCCGTACCGCTCCCGGAAGTCGTCCGGACCGCGCCCGTACCGCTCCCGGCGGTCGTCCGGGCCGCGCCCGTACCGCTCCCGGCGGTCGCCGCCACCGGCACGAGCCGGGCCCCCGAGCGGAGCACGTACGCCACGTAATAGAGGAGGAGCCCGCCCGTGAGCACGGGTATGCCGCCCGCCGTCCCCGCCGCGTGCCCCGCGTGCGCCCCCGCCGCGCCGGGCGCCGCCATCGCCACCGCCATGTAGACCATGGCGAGCGAGCCCACCAGGTGGTGCAGATGGTGACCACCGTGCCGGACCGCCAGGAGGCCGTGCAGCGTCGCCGCGCCGAACACCGCCGCGTACAGCGTCCAGCCCCACTCCGGCGGGGTCAGGACCGCGGCCGGCAGCGCCATGGCCGCCATCCCGAACCCCATCACCGCCTCGCCGACCGCGGCCCGCCGCTCCTCGCCGTCGCAGACGCGCGTCCGCAGCAGGCAGTACACGCCCGTCGCCGCGCACAGCGCGACCAGCAACCACCCGGACAGAGCCGGTCCGTGCACGGCACACCTCCCCCTCGATGCCGTCCCCTCCAGGGAGGAATGCCCGCCTCCCCGGCGCCGCACGCGGGCGCACGGGCGCGCACGGGTGTACGAGGGGAGCGAAAGAGGCGCGCGTTAGGCTCGGGACGATCGCGCACGCCGATCGTCAGCGCCCGAGGGGAGCCCCGTTACATGGACACCGCCACGTCCCAGGAGACCGGCCGGATCAGCTACCGCGAAGCGGTCCTCGACGACGTCCCGGCACTCGTCCCGCTCGTGGAGTCGGCCTACCGGGGCGACGCCAGCCGGGGCGGCTGGACGACGGAGGCGGACATCCTCCAGGGGCAGCGCACCGACCCCGAGGGCGTGGCCGCCGTCATCACCACCCCCGGCAGCCGGCTGCTGGTCGTGGAGCGGGACGGCGAGCTGGTCGCCTGCTGTCAGCTGGAGCACCGCGGCGAGGCCGCCTACTTCGGCATGTTCGCGGTCCGCCCGGAGCTGCAGGGCGCGGGTCTGGGCAAGCAGATCATCGCGGAGGCCGAGCGCCGGGTGCGTGAGCTGTGGGACGTGCGGGAGATGCACATGACGGTGATCTCCGTCCGTGAGGAGCTGATCGCCTGGTACGAGCGGCGCGGCTACCGGCGCACGGGCCGGATGACCCCCTTCCCCTACGGCGACGAGCGCTTCGGGCTGCCCCAGCGGGACGACCTGGAGTTCGAGCTGCTGATCAAGCCGCTGAGCTGATCCCTCCGGCGGAAGGGTGGCTTCAACCCTGGCGGACAGGAAAAACTTCTGTCGTCAGGGGGGTCTCGCAGGATAATTTCTCTTGCCTCCCCTTGTGGGAACGAAGCGTCAATGGTTACGTTGTCTTGACGCAAGGTTCTCCTGTGGAGGAAGAGGCATGACGGAAATTCTTGTGCAGGACGTGACCGGTGGGGGGATATCCACCGAATCCCGTGTGATCGACCACCCGGCCTGGGCCGAGCTCAAGAATGCCGTGGAGGAGATCCGTCCCTGGCAGTCCACGGACGGCTCCATCGACTTCGACGCCGAGGGCGCCCCCGCCCGCGCGCTCGTCGAGCTGACCGTGGGCCGCCTGGTCGCGGCCGTCGAGCAGCTCTCCCCGCTCGTCCCGCACGACGGCGCCTACCACCGCGCCCTCGTCGCGGACCTGCGCAAGTGGGTCGAGAGCGGCTTCACCGTCCCGGACTTCCTGGACTCCCTCATGGAGTTCCACCCGGCCGCCGGCCGCGCCGACGGGCTCCAGCACCTCGTGCTCTTCCCGATGTACACGCAGAACGGCAACCTGGACCGCAACTTCGAGGCCGTCGTGCTCCGCATGGTCTGGCCGGAGTGGCTCTCCGAGCTGGAGCGCACCCGCTACGACAACCCGGGCTTCTGCGGCATCACCTTCGAGGACTTCACCGCCGGGTACGACACCAACTCGGCCGTCCTCTTCCCGGAGACCGTCGCCGTCCGCGAGGTGCCGGAGCGCTTCACCTGGGGCGGCATCTTCTGTGACCGCGAGGCCGCGCGCTTCCGCAAGGTCACCGAGGCCGCGGTCGACACCCTCGGCGTGAAGCTGCCCGAGGACATCGCCGTCATGCTCGGCGACCAGAACCGCTGCCAGCAGGCCTTCGCGCTCTGGGACCTGGTCCACGACCGCGCCCACAGCCGCGGCGACCTGCCCTTCGACCCCTTCATGATCAAGCAGCGCCAGCCGTTCTGGATGTACGGCCTGGAGGAGCTCCGCTGCGACCTCACCGCCTTCAAGGAGGCCGTGAAGCTGGAGGCCGAGGGCAACGGGCACGGCCGTGACGTGCAGTACGCCGTCCTCTTCGACCGGATGTTCCGCTTCCCGCTCACCGGCGACCGCGTCCGCAACTACGACGGTCTGGGCGGCCAGCTCCTCTTCGCGTACCTCCACAAGAACGACGTGGTGCGCTGGACGGACAACGTCCTCACGATCGACTGGGACCGCGCCCCCGAGGTCACCAACCGCCTCTGCTCCGAGATCGAGACCCTCTACCGCGAGGGCATCGACCGCCCGAAGCTGGTCCACTGGTTCAAGGCGTACG contains these protein-coding regions:
- a CDS encoding M56 family metallopeptidase produces the protein MWVSLALFLLGVLAAVAAPRLLSRADWVEREPVVALWVWQCVVAAVLVSFALSMTFSASAAWKAVRGQVFAGAPRAVVDAYELGTSGPWSAVLAVVLAAGGLWSGAMLGREIGRARARRRRRRCDLLVRSPLLPGERPGSERLVVLEGERADAWWMAGSAPQLVITTAALRRLKGRQLDAVLAHEQGHARARHDWLLHSSAALAAGFPGIPVFAAFREEMHRLVELAADDVASRRFGRLTIALALVELNEDRGVFGPGPAHDADLPQRVNRLLTATPRLTAGRRLRLTAAASLVPVVPVLVAFVPALSALG
- a CDS encoding phosphatase PAP2 family protein encodes the protein MRSSAVVSGVLALVLLVLVTVGWSPLLSFDRSVAEALHRSALAHPGFTQVNRILTDWVWDPWTMRALAAAATVVLWWRGERRAALWVAGTSLLAAGSQQAVKALVGRERPYWAEPLDSARYAAFPSGHAMTATVTCGLLLWMLALHWRDEWRGWGTLAGAAVVSVLGVGWTRVYLGVHWPSDVVEGWLIGWCWVAAAVLTYRWNERRGAAHRSPGDDGGGAESGGSRMGERR
- a CDS encoding DUF6421 family protein; the encoded protein is MTEILVQDVTGGGISTESRVIDHPAWAELKNAVEEIRPWQSTDGSIDFDAEGAPARALVELTVGRLVAAVEQLSPLVPHDGAYHRALVADLRKWVESGFTVPDFLDSLMEFHPAAGRADGLQHLVLFPMYTQNGNLDRNFEAVVLRMVWPEWLSELERTRYDNPGFCGITFEDFTAGYDTNSAVLFPETVAVREVPERFTWGGIFCDREAARFRKVTEAAVDTLGVKLPEDIAVMLGDQNRCQQAFALWDLVHDRAHSRGDLPFDPFMIKQRQPFWMYGLEELRCDLTAFKEAVKLEAEGNGHGRDVQYAVLFDRMFRFPLTGDRVRNYDGLGGQLLFAYLHKNDVVRWTDNVLTIDWDRAPEVTNRLCSEIETLYREGIDRPKLVHWFKAYEFVSTYLAPHPGSKWAKGPDALDLSLPPRKLVDDVLPDEFPLSMFFEALAKKLKGVIADTKGITAADVPSTERAAA
- a CDS encoding DUF5134 domain-containing protein, coding for MHGPALSGWLLVALCAATGVYCLLRTRVCDGEERRAAVGEAVMGFGMAAMALPAAVLTPPEWGWTLYAAVFGAATLHGLLAVRHGGHHLHHLVGSLAMVYMAVAMAAPGAAGAHAGHAAGTAGGIPVLTGGLLLYYVAYVLRSGARLVPVAATAGSGTGAARTTAGSGTGAVRTTSGSGTGAARTTSGGGGRAWATRPELAHACRLSMALAMLAMLVTL
- a CDS encoding GNAT family N-acetyltransferase; the protein is MDTATSQETGRISYREAVLDDVPALVPLVESAYRGDASRGGWTTEADILQGQRTDPEGVAAVITTPGSRLLVVERDGELVACCQLEHRGEAAYFGMFAVRPELQGAGLGKQIIAEAERRVRELWDVREMHMTVISVREELIAWYERRGYRRTGRMTPFPYGDERFGLPQRDDLEFELLIKPLS
- a CDS encoding TetR/AcrR family transcriptional regulator, with amino-acid sequence MSPRSPSVNEELRRRSRERILQATVELIDAHGYEATTLGDIAERAGTARGLISYYFPGKRQLLQAAVHRLMHLTLEEALEREPRTEDGRERLARAIDAILGLAVSRPTLMRTHMAGILQAEGFVQCQEQQRLAFLLRDTVARYGSTDVDTDYPLLRALLMGSVVAVLLPGAPMPLARLRAELFQRYGLDWEAGVPPGGGPPGGTPALGSSAGRHDRGQSSRSK